The genomic interval CGCCAGGCGCAAGGCAGCGCCCGCCACATAGATGAAGGCAACCATCCAGCCGACCTTGCCCATGTCACCCAACGCCCAGCCAAAGGCCAGCAACGCCGGGGCAACACCAAAGGCGACCATGTCCGACAGCGAGTCGTACTCGGCCCCGAAGGCGCTTTGGGTATTGGTCATGCGAGCCACACGGCCATCCAGGCCATCGAGCACCATGGCGACGAAGATGGCGATGGCGGCAAAGGCGAAGTACTTGCTTGCCTCGCGCGGGTCGCCAGCACTCAACGCGCTCTGCGCGCTCATCGAGTTGATGATGGAGTAGAAGCCGGCGAACAGGTTGGCGGTGGTGAACAGGTTAGGAAGCAGATAGATGCCGCGATGCCGGACCTTGCGCCCTTCGGCGTCATGGCCCTCTTCAATGTGCTCATCGACAGGTAGCAGGCTTTCGGCGTCGGAGGGCTTGTTCGGCTCTTCGGGACGTTCGCTCATGTAGGGTACCTTGCAACAGGGTGGAATATGTTCGACACGGGCCTGCGAAACAGGTTCTGACGGCAGGCCACTGGTCTGCTTTATACCAGATGCCGGCTGCCTAAACGAAAAAACGCGGCCGAAGCCGCGTTTTTCATGTTGCAAGAAACTTAGTTCTTGGCTTTGTCGACGATCTTGTTCGCCGAGATCCAAGGCATCATCGAACGCAGTTGCTCGCCGATGATTTCAATGCCGTGGGCAGCGTTGTTACGACGCTTGGCGGTCATCGATGGGTAGTTGGTAGCACCTTCGGAGATGAACATCTTCGCGTACTCGCCGTCCTGGATGCGCTTCAGAGCGTTGCGCATGGCCTTGCGGGATTCTTCGTTGATGACTTCTGGGCCAGTGACGTACTCACCGTACTCGGCGTTGTTGGAGATCGAGTAGTTCATGTTGGCGATACCGCCTTCGTACATGAGGTCAACGATCAACTTCAGCTCGTGTAGGCACTCGAAGTAGGCCATTTCTGGCGCGTAGCCCGCTTCAACCAGGGTTTCGAAACCGGCTTTGACCAGCTCGACGGTACCGCCGCACAGAACAGCCTGCTCGCCGAACAGGTCGGTTTCAGTCTCGTCCTTGAAGGTGGTTTCGATGATGCCGGTACGGCCGCCACCCACGCCTGCGGCGTAGGACAGCGCAACGTTTTTGGCGTTGCCCGAAGCGTCCTGGTAGATAGCGATCAGGTCAGGGATGCCGCCGCCTTTGACGAACTCGGAGCGCACGGTGTGGCCCGGGGCTTTCGGCGCGATCATGATCACGTCGAGGTCGGCACGTGGCACGACTTGGTTGTAGTGGATCGAGAAGCCGTGGGAGAAGGCCAGGGTTGCGCCTTTCTTGATGTTCGGCTCGATCTCGTTCTTGTACAGAGCGCCTTGGAACTCGTCCGGAGTCAGGATCATGACCAGGTCGGCAGCAGCGACAGCGGTAGCCACGTCGGCCACTTTCAGGCCGTGGGCTTCTGCCTTGGCAACGGTGGCCGAGCCTTTACGCAGACCGACGGTAACGTCTACACCGGAGTCTTTCAGGTTGCACGCCTGGGCGTGGCCTTGGGAACCGTAACCGATGATGGCGACTTTCTTACCCTGGATGATGGAAAGGTCGCATTCTTTATCGTAGAAAACTTTCATGAAAATACCCCTGGTTATATCTCGGCCCCTGCGGAGCCATCGCTAATTTTTGAATTTAGATGCTGAGCACTTTGTCGCCACGGGCAATGCCGGTGACGCCACTGCGCACGGTTTCGAGAATCGATGCGGTGCCGATGGCTTGGATGAAGCTGTCCAGTTTGTCGCTGGTGCCGCTCAGTTGCACGGTGTACACACTGGCGGTCACATCGACGATCTGGCCACGGAAAATGTCCGTGGTGCGCTTGATCTCGGCCCGCTGGGCTCCGGTGGCCTTGACCTTGACCAGCATCAGTTCACGCTCGATGTGAGCACTTTCCGACAGGTCGACAAGCTTTACCACTTCGACAAGCTTGTTCAGGTTCTTGGTGATCTGTTCGATCACTTCGTCATGGCCAACGGTGGTCAGCGTCAGACGCGACAAGGTCGGGTCTTCGGTCGGCGCCACGGTCAGGCTTTCAATGTTGTAGTTACGCTGGGAGAACAGGCCAACGACGCGAGACAAGGCACCGGGTTCGTTTTCCAGCAGCAAGGAAATGATGTGCCGCATATCAGGTACGCTCCGTCTTGCTCAGCCACATGTCACGCATCGAGCCATCCTTGATCTGCATCGGATAGACGTGCTCGGTACGGTCAACCGCGATGTCGATGAACACCAGACGGTCTTTCATCGCGAATGCCTCTTCCAGCTTCGGCTTGAGGTCTTTCAGGCTGGTGATGCGGATACCCACATGACCATAGGCCTCGGCCAGCTTGATGAAGTCAGGCAGCGACTCGACATAGGAGTGCGAGTGACGGCCGTTGTACGCCATGTCCTGCCACTGGCGGACCATGCCCAGCACGCCGTTGTTCAGGTTGACGATTTTCACCGGCAGGCCGTACTGCATGCAGGTGGACAGTTCCTGGATGTTCATCTGGATACTGCCTTCGCCGGTCACGCACGCCACGTCCTGGTCCGGGAAGTTGAGCTTGACGCCCATCGCCGCCGGGAAACCGAAGCCCATGGTGCCCAGGCCACCGGAGTTGATCCAGCGGTTCGGCTTGTTGAAGCGGTAGTACTGCGCCGCGAACATCTGGTGCTGGCCCACGTCGGAGGTAACAAAGGCATCGCCTTTGGTCACTTCGCACAGGGTTTCGATCACGGTCTGCGGCTTGATGACGCTGCCATCACCCTTGTTGTAAGGGAACAGGTCGCCGTCGCCACGCCATTCATCGATCTGCTTCCACCAGGCCTCTGCGGCGGCCTTGTCAGGCTGCTCGCCGATTTCCTTGAGGATGCCGAGCATCTCGGTCAAGACGCTGTCGACTGGGCCAACGATAGGCACGTCGGCCTTGATCATCTTGGAAATCGACGCCGGGTCGATGTCGATGTGGATGATCTTGGCATTCGGGCAGAACTTGGCCGGGCCATTGACCACACGGTCATCGAAACGCGCACCGACGGCAAAGATGACGTCAGCATTGTGCATGGCCATGTTGGCCGTGAAGCTGCCGTGCATGCCGAGCATGCCGAGGAACTGACGGTCAGTACCCGGGAAGCCACCCAGACCCATGAGGGTGTTGGTAACCGGCAGGTTCAGCGACTTGGCGATTTCGGTCAGGGCTTCGGAGCCGCCACCCAGAATCACGCCGCCGCCGGCGTAAACGATCGGGCGCTTGGCAGCCAGCAGCATCTCGGCGGCCTTGCGGATCTGGCCGGAGTGGCCACGGACCGCCGGGCTGTAGGAGCGCAGCTTGACCTTCTTCGGGTAGACGTATTCGAACTTCTCGGCCGGGTTGGTCATATCTTTTGGAATGTCGACCACGACCGGCCCAGGACGGCCGGATTGCGCCAGGTAGAAGGCTTTTTTCAGAACTTCTGGGATCTCGGTGGCGTTTTTGATCATGAAGCTGTGCTTCACGATCGGCCGCGAGATGCCAATCATGTCGGTTTCCTGGAAGGCATCGGTACCCACCATGGTGCTAGGCACCTGGCCGGACAGAATGACCATCGGAATCGAATCCATGTAGGCGGTGGCAATGCCGGTAATGGCATTGGTCGCACCCGGGCCGGAGGTTACCAGCACCACACCGGCCTTGCCGGTGGCACGGGCGTAGCCGTCCGCCATATGGGTTGCAGCCTGTTCGTGACGAACCAGGATGTGTTCGACTTCCGGTTCCTTGAACAGGGCATCGTAAACATGAAGGAGAGCACCGCCAGGGTACCCGTAGATGTGCTTAACGCCTTCGTCACGCAAGAAGCGGACGACCATCTCAGCGCCAGATAAAAGCTCCACGTTGTTCACCTCTAAAACGCCAGAATACCGTCCCTAGTGGACGGGTCTTAATAGGTTTACTGCCAAGCAGAGCATGAGCGAACGTCAGCACTGACTGAGCAAGTATTGGGAGCGCCCCAGAGTGTTGCGGGGTTTTCCCACCCAGCGCGAGGTAACGCGTTGCGGGGTGTAACAGGTCGGCGCGGGTGTGCGCCTCATGATCTGCTTAGCGGGTCTGCTTCTGGCAGTCCCTCTACAGCGGAAGTTGGATTCTTGTGATTTGGCGGCTACAAGTCAAGAAAAATTATTGCCAATTTTTCCTCAAGATGAATTCCTGCCACCACTAAAAAGGATAGCAGCAGCAGAATTAAGAAGATTTCCATAAAAAAGGGCCACAATCTGCGGCCCTTGAAGGAAAAAGAGAAGAAATCAGGCTCCAGAAGCGATCAATTGATCGAACTCTGCTAGCAGGCGCCGTAGCTCGCGACTCTGCTCCGGGCGATCGGTGAACACCGTTTCAGCCATCATCAGGATGCCCGAGGCACTGGGCAGCGGGTGGCCAAGCTCGATGATGATCTTCATGCGGGGCAGGAAGATCCATTGCAGCCACTGCTCCAGGGTCATCGTATCGACCGCGAAGGGCACGGTGCTTTCCAGCGCTTCATCGCTGGGCGGCTCATCGTCCCACCAGCCTTGCACCTTCAACTCACGCTCGATCAGCAGTAGGTGGTCGGCGATGTCCAGAATGCGTTGCTCGATCATCAGGAATTCACTCGGGCCTTCTGCCGCGCCAGCGCCGCACCGGCACTGTCACCTTGTTTTTCACGGCACTGGGCAATGGTGTTCCACAGTTCGGCCTGCAGGTCGGGGCGGCCATTGGCGTAGGTCAGGGCGCGGCGAGCCAACTGCTCGGCCTGCGCTGCATCGCCCTGGGACAAGCGCACCTGCGCCAGGCGGAACAGCACCTGCGGCTCGCGCGGGGCGATACGCTGGGCACGCTCCAGGCTAGACGAGGCACCGTTGAAATCACCACTGACCTGCTGTTGCTGGGCAGTCGTCAACAGCGCCAGTACAGGCCCATCAAGCTGCTCGTCGGCCGACAGGCCGCCAGATGCGCCACCGCTGCGCGGGATGCCGGTCGGCGCACTGCTGGCTTTTGGCGTGCTGTTCATCGAGGCGATATCGAACGGCTCGTCGGCGATCGGATTCGGGTTGGTGGTGATCGGCCCGGTCGAGATCGGGCCCGGGGTAATCGGTGCGGTACTGATCGGCGCCGCCCCATTACCGGCTGGGAACGTCTGGATGCTCGAAGCACCGGCGCCCTGCGGGATCATCACCGTCACGCCCGAATCCTCAGGCAGCGACTGCGCTTGTGAGGTGCCGCTGTTCATGCCAGCCGCCGAGCGGTTGGCCGTTACGCGTTCACTGTTGGACACGCGGGTGCTCGAATCGACCACCGGGATATTGCCTCGCTGGACGCTGGAGCACCCCTGGAGCACAACCAACGCCGTCAAGGCAGGAAACAGCCACTTATTCACTTCACACCTCATCAATGCAGCTCGTGCTTAATTCATCCAGCCTTTGACCCAGTCCATGACCGATTCTGCCGGATTCTGCTCACCGCCACAGGCTGCGCCGGCGGGCGGTTCGCTTCCGCGAATATACGGCATCTGCACGGCCCCCGGACAGCTACCGTCAGAGCCTTGGCCGCTGTACGGGTCGATCCAGGCTTGCACGACGTTGTCCGGTTGCGGCATGTCCAGCGGCAGCGGGTCGGCCTTCTTCATGAAGCTGGTCCAGACCTGCAAGGCGCCAGTGGCACCGGTGAACGGCGTTTTACCGTTATCGTCGCGGCCCATCCACACCACGGCCAGCAGGTCCTGGCTAAAGCCGGAGAACCAGCTGTCGCGCGAGTCGTTACTGGTACCGGTCTTGCCGGCCAGGGTCAGCGAACGTGGCAACACGTTGTACACCGAACGGCCGGTACCTTCGCGCATCACCCGCTGCATGGCGTTCTGCACCAGGTAGATGGACCCTGGGTCGAAGGTCTGCTGGATCTGGAACGGGTAGCGCTTGAGCGGCTCACCCTCGGCCGTCAACACGCTGCGGATACCGCGCATCGGCGTGTTGAAGCCACCATTGGCAATGGTCTGGTACATGGTCGCGACCTGCATCGGCGACATGCCACCTGCCCCCAGCAGCATCGCTGGGAAGGCTGGCCAGTCGACATTCACCCCCAGCCGACCGATGGTCTTGATCACGTTGGGCACACCCACTTCCAGGCCGAGCTTGGCGGTCGACAGGTTGTAGGAGTTGGCCAGGCCTTGATACAGGTAGATGGTGCCATGCGGACGACGGTCGTAGTTCTGCGGGCGCCAGATCTGGCCGTTGGCGCCTTTGACCGAGAACGGCTCGTCCTGCACCCAGCTGGTCAGGGTGTACTTGCTCGACTGTTCCAGCGCGGTCAGGTACACCGCCGGCTTGACCAGCGAGCCAATCGGCCGCACCGCGTCGATGGCGCGGTTGAAGCCGGCAAAGCCCGACTGGCGGCTGCCGATCAGCGCTTGCACCTCGCCGGTTTCCGGGTTGGTCACGACCATCGCCGACTCGACCTCGTCAGCGCCCTTGCGCCCGGCCAGGCGCTTGAACGTCTCGTTCATGGAGGTTTCGGCCTTCATCTGCAGGATCGGGTCGAAACTGGTGAAGATGCGCAGGCCTTCTTCGGTCAAGTCTTCGTCGCGGTAGTCTTGGCGCAGCTGGCGTTTGACCAAGTCGAGGAAGGCTGGGAACGAGCTGTCCGCCAGGCTGCCGCGCTTGGTCACACCCAATGGCATCTTCTTCGCCGCCTCGATCACGTCCTTGCTCGCCACGCCCTGCTCGGCCAGCAGGTCGAGCACCAGGTTACGGCGGGCCAGGGCGCGGTCAGGATAACGCCGCGGGTTGTAGTAGGACGGCCCCTTGACCATGCCCACCAGCAAGGCGATCTGGTGCAGCTTGAGCTCCGACAGCGGCTGGCTGAAGAAGAACTGGCTGGCCAGGCCGAAGCCATGCACCGCGCGTTGGCCGTCCTGGCCGACGAACACCTCGTTGAGGTAGGCCTCGAGGATTTCACGCTTGTCGTAATGCAGCTCCAGCAACACGGCCATCATGGCCTCGGTCAGCTTGCGGCTGAGGCTGCGTTCGCTGGTGAGGTAGAAGTTTTTCACCAACTGCTGGGTCAGGGTACTGCCGCCTTGGCGCATGGAGCCGGCCGAGGTGTTGACCCACACGGCACGGGCGATGGACTTGGGCGACACGCCAAAGTGGCTATAGAAATCGCGGTCTTCGGTCGCGACCAGGGTCTCGAGCAGGTACGGTGGCACCTGATCGATCTTGATCAGGATCCGGTCCTCGAGGTTCTTCGGGTAGATACCGCCGATCATCAGCGGCTCCAGGCGCACCACGTCGAGCTTGCCGCCATTGGCACCGGCCAGCCCCGCCACGTAATCGCCAGAGAAGCGCACGCGGACGAACTGCGCGGGTTCCATACCCTCGTAGAACTGGAAGCCACGGGTATTGAGGTCGACGGTATTACCGTTGACCGCGGCCGCACCCGGGCCATTGGCCGCGCTTTCACGGCGATAGCCCAGGGCATCGAGTTCGGTGAGGAAGTCGTTCTTGCTCAGCTTCTGGCCGACGAACAGCTCCAGTGGCCGGGCGTATACCTTGGCCGGGATGGTCCAACGCTTGCCAGAGAACTTCTCTTGGACGACAGCATCGAGGTAAACCGCGAAGCCGGCGAGGATCACCAGGCCGACCAGGCTGAGCTTCAAAGCCCAGCCCAGCCAGGCGCGAGAGCGGCCAGTCGGGCGTTTCTGAGGGGTACGAGCGTTTCGAGTTCGAGTCATGGCGGCGGATTATACGCACTTTGTAAAGGCTGGGCAGGCGCCCTCGGCGGTATGCAGGGACGGCACCATTGACCATAATGGCGCATTCGAATTCCCTGCCCCCGGAAGGATTTCCCGTGAGCCAAGCTCTTATCACTGCGTTGCAGAACCCAGCCCTCTACCCTCACCCCGTAGATGGGTTCCAACTCATCGAGACGCATATCTCCTGGGTCCTGCTCACTGGCGAGTACGCCTACAAGGTCAAGAAACCGATGAACTTCGGCTTCCTCGACTTCACCCAGCTGGATCAGCGCGAGCATTTCTGTAACGAAGAATTGCGCCTGAACCAGCGCCTGACCGACGGCCTGTACCTCGACGTGTTGCCGATCACCGGTAGCGCCGAAGCGCCGCAAATCGGCGGTGAGGGTGTAGCAATCGAATACGCCCTGAAAATGCGCCAGTTCCCCCAGGGGCAGATGCTCAGCACCCTGCAAGCCAACGGCGAGCTCAACGCCGAGCACATCGACCAGATGGCCCGGCAGATCGCCGAATTCCATCTGCAGACCCCCAAGGTCCCGGCAGCGCAACCTTACGGCTCGCCTGAAAGCGTGATGGCCCCGGTCGAGCAGAACTTCGAGCAGATCCGCCCGTTCCTCAGCGACAAGGCCGACCTGCTGCAACTGGACAACCTCCAGGCATGGGCACGCAGCAGCTTCGAGCGCCTCAAAGGCCTGTTCGAAGCGCGCAAGGCCAACGGTTTCACCCGCGAATGCCACGGTGACATTCACCTGGGCAACGCCACCCTGATCGACGGCAAGGTGGTGATCTTCGACTGCATCGAGTTCAACGAGCCGTTCCGCATGACCGATGTCTGGGCCGATACCGGCTTCCTGGCCATGGACCTGGAAGACCGCGGCCTCAAGTGCCTGGCGCACCGCTTCGTCAGCCAGTACTTGGAGCTGACCGGCGACTACGAGGGCCTGGAAGTGCTCAACTTCTACAAGGCCTACCGCGCCCTGGTGCGCGCCAAGGTCGCCCTGTTCAGCATGCCCGCCAATGCCGATGGCGTGCAGCGCGCCACCACCCTGCGCACCTACCGCAACTATGCCAACCTGGCGGAAAGCTACAGCGCCATCCCTTCGCGTCTTCTGGCCATCACCCACGGCGTCTCGGCGGTGGGCAAGAGCCACGTGGCGATGCGCCTGGTCGAAGCCCTGGGCGCCGTGCGTGTGCGTTCGGACGTGGAGCGCAAGCGCCTGTTCGGCGAGCAGCAGGCAACGCTATCTGGGCAGCAAGATGCCGGCATCTATGACCAGGATGCCAGCGCCGCGACCTATCAGCGCCTGCACGATCTGGCCGGCACCATCCTGCGCGCCGGTTTCCCGGTGGTGCTAGATGCCACCTACCTGAAACATGCTCAACGCCAAGCGGCGGCAGAGGTCGCCAGCTCGACCGGCGTGCCGTTCCTGGTCCTCGACTGCCAAGCCCCGGAGGCGGTGATCGCCAGCTGGCTGGCGCAGCGCCAGGCGGAAAAAACCGACCCGTCGGACGCTACCCTAGAGGTGGTCAAGGCTCAGCAGGCCAGCCGTGAGCCGCTGGATGCCACAGAACTGCAGCACGCCACCCGTGTCGATACGCAGGAAAGCGCCAGCATGGACCAGGTGATCGACCAGATCCGCCAGCGCTTGCCGGGCCTGTAAGGTCAGCATTGCAGCTTATCGCCGGCAAGCCGGCTCCCACAGGAGTTCCACAGGCCTCAAGGGCAGTGGTGTCCCTGTGGGAGCAACTGTCTTGTGGTGCTTGTTCCGGCCTCATCGCTGGCAAGCCAGCTCCCACAGGTGCGGCGCTAGACTTGAAGGCTCATAGTTCGGGTGGGAGCCGGCTTGCCGGCGATAGGGCCGTAAAAGGCGGCTCCTCTCCCCAATCGTCGCACCCGATGGCAAAAGGCCGCGCATTTTCCAACCCCCGCTACACTCCTCTCTGACCTGCTCGCGATTTATCCCCCAACACCCGTTCAGCCATCGCAAGGAGGCTCGATGAACGATGAATTGCAGCATCTGAAGAATCTTGGCAAGACTTCTGCGCAGTGGTTGCATGCAGCCGGCATCCACAGCGCGTCGGATCTGCGCCGGCTCGGTGCGGTGGGTGCGTACCAAGCTGTGAAAACGCGAGGGTTCCGGGCCTCCAAAGTGCTGTTGTACGCGATTGAAGGCGCCTTGCTCGACATGCACTGGAACGATTTGCCGACCGAACGCAAGGAAGCGCTCAATCAACAGTTGGACGCGAAGAACCCTGCGCAAAAAAACGCGAAATAAACCGACGAAGGGGATTGACTCCGAAATGAGAATCGTTATGATTATCACAACTGGTCGCGAGACTGGTTGGATAACCTGAAAGCCCCTGGTTCGGACTCTCAGATTATCTCCTCATCAGGCTAATCACGGTTATTGACCCGGCTCTTTGCCGGGTCTTTTTTTGCCTGACGGTTTTGCACCGCGTGCGCGGTGACAACGCCGATACCCGTAACGTTACTTGCGCAGTTGAGCGCAGTAGTCCTGCTCCGGCATCGCCGCCGTGTACCACACATAATCGGCCATGCCCGCCTCGGCTTCCTCGCCGACCTCGGCCAACAACACGACCACGCTACGGCCCTGCGCGCCCAGGTCAGCCAAGTGCAACGGCACCCCCAGGTCCTTGCGTACGTGGTATGCGCCAGCCAATAGCAGGGCCGGCTGCGGCGCCTTCAGCAACTGCTCTGCCATTTGCCGGTCGCGCTGCTGTTGAACGGCAAGCATGGCCGGCAACTGGCTTTCCGGCAGCAAGCCGCAGTGCCCGGCACGTACCTGTTCAAGCAACGCGGCCTTGACCCTAGGCGCATTGGACTGTGCGCCCGGTAACGACGCCGGGTGCCGGTAGGCGTGGCGCATTTGCCCAGGTGAAAGGTTGGCGGCCAGCAGCGGGATGCCGTGCTGCAAGGCCTGCGTGACCAACGGGCCGTACATCTGCCAGTCCCAACCTTCTTCCCACGCTAACGCCTTGGGCACGTCTGCGGGCAACTGTGGCTGTGCTTCAAGTTTGTCGACCAGCGGCTGCTGCTCAGGCTGCAGCATCTCCATCAACAGGCTGCCCTGAGCGCGCCGGCCCTGCAGGGCCTGCAACAACCACAACTGCAGTGCGTGGTGGTCGGGGTTGTCATGCTTCTCCCCTACCAGCACACGCGGGGCAGCGACCAGGCGCGTGACCAGTTGTTCCGGGCTGATGAGCTGCCCGCTGGCCAGGTCCTTGATTTGCCCCAACTGCGCGTGTTCGCGCCCTTCAGTACTCTGCCAGCCAGGCAATGGCGGCAGGCTGGCCTGGCATCCGCCCAGCGCCAGCACAAGGCACAGCGATAAACCGGACAGCAGTGGATGGCGCATCGGCAATGCCTCCTAGCGGGTGATGATCAGCGGGTGGCCGCGCTCCGGATGAGCCTGTACCAGCACATCGATACCGAACACCGCCTTCAATGCCCCAGGCGTCAGCACTTCGTCGGGGGATGCCAAGGCATGGCAGCGGCCCTGCTCAAGCAACAAAATACGGTCACAGTAGCGTGCCGCCAGGTTCAGGTCATGCAGGATCACCAGCACCGCAGCGCCTCGGTCGGCAAAGCGCCGCACCGCTTGCAGGGTCGTGTGCTGATGCAGTGGGTCGAGCATCGACGTCGGCTCATCAAGCAACAGCGTAGTCCCCTGCTCACCTGGCCACAGCTGGGCCAGCACGCGCGCCAGGTGTACCCGCTGCCGCTCACCGCCCGACAGCGCCAGGTAGCTGCGCCCCTGCAGGTGCCAGGCGTCCGCTGCACGCAAGGCTGCTTCGACGATCTCGGCGTCGCGCACCTGGCCACTGCCATGCGGCATCCGCCCCATGCCCACCACTTCCTCGACCCTGAACGAGAAGCCCAGGCTGGACACTTGCGGCAACACCGCCAGGCGCCTGGCCCGCTCCTGCCCTGCCCAATCGGCCAACGGCCGGCCCTGCAAGGTCACATGCCCTTGGCCGGGCGCCAGCTCGCCACACAGCACCCCCAGCAAGCTGCTCTTGCCCGCGCCGTTGGGGCCGAGCACGCCCACCACCTGCCCCGGGGTCAATTGCAGGTGGATGTCGTGGAGTACCTCGTTGCTTCCCCGCCGCAGGTGCAGGCCCTCGACTTGCAACATCAGCTGCGCCCTCGCATCAGCAGAAACAGGAAAAACGGCGCACCGATAAACGCAGTGACAATGCCGATCGGCAGTTCGGCTGGCGCCAGCACCAGCCGGGCCGCCAGGTCGGCAAACAGCATCAGTACGCCGCCCGCCAACAGCGAGGCCGGCAACACCACACGGTGATCAGGCCCTGCCAGCAAGCGCACCAGGTGCGGCACCACCAGCCCGATGAAGCCGATCAGCCCCGCCGCCGCCACCGCCGCGCCGACACCCAGCGCGGTACAGAACACCAATTCGCGCTTGAGCCGCTCTACCTCGATACCCAGGTGCCGCGCCTCCGACTCCCCCAGCAGCAAGGCATTCAGCGCCCGGGCGCGCCGCGGCAACCACAGCGCCACGCCGGTAGCCACCATCAACAGCGGCCACAGCCGCTCGTAACTGGCACCGTTGAGGCTGCCCAGGTTCCAGAACGTCAGGGTGCGCAAGGTGGCGTCATCGGCCAGGTAGGAGAACAGCCCCACCGCCGCGCCGCCCAGCGCGGTCATGGCCACGCCGGCCAGCAGCATCGTGGCGACATTGGTCTGGCCGTCGCGCCGCCCCAGGCGATAGACCAGCGCGGTCACCCCAAGCCCGCCAATGAAGGCGCACAGTGACAGCAGATAAGGCGCCAGCACCTCCGGCATTC from Pseudomonas kermanshahensis carries:
- a CDS encoding TfoX/Sxy family protein, with the protein product MNDELQHLKNLGKTSAQWLHAAGIHSASDLRRLGAVGAYQAVKTRGFRASKVLLYAIEGALLDMHWNDLPTERKEALNQQLDAKNPAQKNAK
- a CDS encoding AAA family ATPase; translated protein: MSQALITALQNPALYPHPVDGFQLIETHISWVLLTGEYAYKVKKPMNFGFLDFTQLDQREHFCNEELRLNQRLTDGLYLDVLPITGSAEAPQIGGEGVAIEYALKMRQFPQGQMLSTLQANGELNAEHIDQMARQIAEFHLQTPKVPAAQPYGSPESVMAPVEQNFEQIRPFLSDKADLLQLDNLQAWARSSFERLKGLFEARKANGFTRECHGDIHLGNATLIDGKVVIFDCIEFNEPFRMTDVWADTGFLAMDLEDRGLKCLAHRFVSQYLELTGDYEGLEVLNFYKAYRALVRAKVALFSMPANADGVQRATTLRTYRNYANLAESYSAIPSRLLAITHGVSAVGKSHVAMRLVEALGAVRVRSDVERKRLFGEQQATLSGQQDAGIYDQDASAATYQRLHDLAGTILRAGFPVVLDATYLKHAQRQAAAEVASSTGVPFLVLDCQAPEAVIASWLAQRQAEKTDPSDATLEVVKAQQASREPLDATELQHATRVDTQESASMDQVIDQIRQRLPGL
- a CDS encoding FecCD family ABC transporter permease, whose product is MLAVWLSLALGPVSLPLFDTLRAGLRLLGLPIAGDGLQQAEMILGQIRLPRTLLGLAVGAVLALSGVAMQGLFRNPLADPGLVGVAAGAAMGAAVAIVGGSWFGGMPEVLAPYLLSLCAFIGGLGVTALVYRLGRRDGQTNVATMLLAGVAMTALGGAAVGLFSYLADDATLRTLTFWNLGSLNGASYERLWPLLMVATGVALWLPRRARALNALLLGESEARHLGIEVERLKRELVFCTALGVGAAVAAAGLIGFIGLVVPHLVRLLAGPDHRVVLPASLLAGGVLMLFADLAARLVLAPAELPIGIVTAFIGAPFFLFLLMRGRS
- a CDS encoding heme ABC transporter ATP-binding protein, yielding MLQVEGLHLRRGSNEVLHDIHLQLTPGQVVGVLGPNGAGKSSLLGVLCGELAPGQGHVTLQGRPLADWAGQERARRLAVLPQVSSLGFSFRVEEVVGMGRMPHGSGQVRDAEIVEAALRAADAWHLQGRSYLALSGGERQRVHLARVLAQLWPGEQGTTLLLDEPTSMLDPLHQHTTLQAVRRFADRGAAVLVILHDLNLAARYCDRILLLEQGRCHALASPDEVLTPGALKAVFGIDVLVQAHPERGHPLIITR
- a CDS encoding ChaN family lipoprotein; amino-acid sequence: MRHPLLSGLSLCLVLALGGCQASLPPLPGWQSTEGREHAQLGQIKDLASGQLISPEQLVTRLVAAPRVLVGEKHDNPDHHALQLWLLQALQGRRAQGSLLMEMLQPEQQPLVDKLEAQPQLPADVPKALAWEEGWDWQMYGPLVTQALQHGIPLLAANLSPGQMRHAYRHPASLPGAQSNAPRVKAALLEQVRAGHCGLLPESQLPAMLAVQQQRDRQMAEQLLKAPQPALLLAGAYHVRKDLGVPLHLADLGAQGRSVVVLLAEVGEEAEAGMADYVWYTAAMPEQDYCAQLRK